A stretch of the Aggregatibacter sp. HMT-949 genome encodes the following:
- a CDS encoding fructosamine kinase family protein, translating to MWKSISQVLADQFGAYYLIKEKECVHRGEIHEAWIISDGIQAVFVKANERSYRSMFRAEADQLEMLRKINAFRLPMVYGVGCSSNHSFLLLEALPISQQSSLTEDFGTQLARLHQVSGTKYYGLDFDTWLGSVHQPNKWHASWAKFFSEQRIGWQLQLCKDKGLDFGNIDQIVQSVAKKLAKHNPKPSLLHGNLWIENVCIVNGETATYDPACYWGDRECDLAFTELFEPFPIKFYENYDRAFPIDREGYAERKHIYQLYYLLNFSQRFLGNYVHLTQKTLDKLLER from the coding sequence ATGTGGAAATCGATCTCTCAAGTCTTAGCGGATCAATTCGGTGCTTATTACTTAATTAAAGAAAAAGAATGCGTTCACCGCGGCGAAATTCATGAAGCTTGGATTATTAGCGACGGTATTCAAGCGGTATTCGTCAAAGCCAATGAGCGGTCCTATCGTTCCATGTTTCGAGCCGAGGCCGACCAACTTGAGATGTTACGAAAAATAAACGCATTTCGACTTCCTATGGTTTATGGCGTCGGGTGTTCGTCAAATCACAGTTTTCTTCTTCTTGAAGCACTTCCTATTTCGCAACAATCTTCATTAACCGAAGATTTCGGTACTCAGTTAGCCCGGTTGCATCAGGTTTCCGGTACAAAATATTATGGATTGGATTTTGATACTTGGTTAGGTTCCGTTCATCAACCAAATAAGTGGCATGCCAGTTGGGCAAAATTCTTTAGCGAACAACGTATTGGTTGGCAATTGCAGCTTTGTAAAGATAAAGGTTTGGATTTCGGCAATATCGATCAAATTGTTCAATCGGTAGCTAAAAAACTAGCCAAACATAATCCGAAGCCATCTCTTTTACACGGCAATTTATGGATTGAAAACGTTTGTATTGTAAATGGCGAAACCGCTACTTATGATCCGGCTTGTTATTGGGGCGATAGAGAATGCGATCTCGCGTTCACTGAACTTTTTGAACCATTCCCGATAAAATTCTACGAAAATTATGATCGCGCTTTCCCGATAGACCGAGAAGGTTACGCGGAAAGAAAACACATTTATCAACTTTATTATTTATTGAATTTCAGCCAACGTTTTTTAGGAAATTATGTTCATCTCACGCAAAAAACATTAGATAAGCTGCTAGAACGCTAA
- a CDS encoding OmpA family protein has translation MKLSRILLSAAAIASLAACGNLSEVTAEGMPEYKNVNGVEVPQLVWPKINDGQSGTWPNWDNVRMIERGMNKKQLYALIGQPHFSEGLYNVREWNYVFNYRENGAHKICQYKILFDKNYQAQSFFWYPNGCNNNTSFTLSGDFLFNFNEDSLTPQGKEMVDNIAQQLKTSNAKDVKVAGFTDHLGSDAYNMELSQRRANRVKARLVEDGVVAQITAIGYGKNYQVKVCNGYAHLSQEEKDCLRPNRRVEITSSGSSLKLQQEGANVNGGLRGPSLLYQK, from the coding sequence ATGAAATTGTCTCGTATTTTATTATCTGCTGCGGCAATAGCGAGTTTAGCGGCTTGTGGTAATTTAAGTGAAGTCACTGCGGAAGGGATGCCGGAGTACAAAAATGTTAATGGCGTTGAGGTTCCTCAGTTGGTATGGCCGAAAATTAATGACGGTCAATCCGGTACCTGGCCGAATTGGGATAATGTTCGGATGATCGAACGCGGTATGAACAAAAAACAATTGTACGCGCTAATCGGTCAACCGCATTTCTCCGAAGGATTATACAATGTAAGAGAATGGAATTACGTATTTAACTATCGTGAAAACGGTGCACACAAAATCTGTCAATATAAAATCTTATTTGACAAAAATTACCAGGCACAAAGCTTCTTCTGGTATCCAAACGGCTGTAACAATAACACCTCATTTACTTTGAGTGGTGATTTCTTATTCAATTTTAATGAGGATAGTCTTACCCCTCAAGGTAAAGAAATGGTTGATAACATTGCGCAGCAATTGAAAACATCAAATGCAAAAGATGTTAAGGTTGCGGGGTTTACCGATCATTTAGGTTCTGATGCCTATAACATGGAGCTTTCGCAACGTCGTGCAAACCGTGTTAAAGCTCGTTTGGTAGAGGATGGTGTGGTTGCGCAAATCACAGCTATCGGTTACGGTAAAAATTATCAAGTGAAAGTTTGCAACGGATATGCGCATTTAAGCCAAGAAGAAAAAGACTGCTTGCGTCCTAATCGCCGCGTAGAAATTACTTCAAGCGGTTCTTCGCTGAAATTGCAACAAGAAGGGGCAAATGTAAACGGCGGATTACGCGGCCCGAGTCTGCTCTATCAAAAATAA
- the sohB gene encoding protease SohB — MWSEILVGYGIFILEILTLFVVIAAITAFIISARRHRANEQGELVITDLSAHLQDTVKQLRDFQLSEEELKQQEKAEKKAEKQKHKALKDKLKKGEVLDETKPCLYVLDFKGDLNASQSTALRAEISAIVSVAKPQDEVLLRLESAGGIVYGYGLAASQLARLKQKGIKLTVSVDKVAASGGYMMACVADKIIAAPFAVIGSIGVVAQVPNIHRLLKKHDVDVDVMTAGEFKRTVTMLGENTEKGKQKFQQELEETHQLFKQFVSQYRPKLNIDHVATGEHWFGSQALELGLVDEISTGDDILLEAMKDKSVIGIAYKVKKPLLQKLGRQVEESADALIQRYMHKNTQDFMR; from the coding sequence ATGTGGTCGGAAATTTTAGTCGGTTACGGTATTTTTATTTTGGAAATTTTGACGCTATTTGTTGTTATCGCGGCGATTACGGCGTTTATTATTTCCGCACGTCGACACAGAGCCAATGAGCAAGGCGAATTAGTTATAACGGACTTATCGGCGCATTTGCAAGATACGGTAAAACAGTTGCGTGATTTTCAGTTATCCGAAGAAGAATTAAAGCAGCAAGAAAAAGCCGAAAAGAAAGCGGAAAAACAAAAACATAAGGCATTAAAAGATAAACTGAAAAAAGGCGAAGTGCTTGATGAGACAAAACCCTGCCTTTATGTTTTAGATTTTAAAGGTGATCTGAACGCCTCCCAGAGCACCGCATTGAGAGCAGAAATTTCGGCGATTGTCAGCGTAGCAAAACCGCAAGATGAAGTTTTACTGCGTCTGGAAAGTGCAGGTGGCATCGTTTACGGTTACGGCTTGGCCGCTTCGCAATTGGCGCGTTTAAAACAAAAGGGGATTAAATTAACCGTTTCGGTGGATAAAGTGGCCGCCAGCGGCGGTTATATGATGGCCTGTGTTGCGGACAAAATCATTGCCGCGCCCTTTGCGGTAATCGGCTCAATTGGCGTGGTGGCACAGGTACCGAATATTCATCGTTTATTAAAAAAACATGATGTGGATGTTGACGTGATGACGGCAGGGGAATTTAAGCGCACGGTGACAATGCTCGGTGAAAATACCGAAAAAGGTAAACAAAAATTCCAGCAAGAACTAGAAGAAACACATCAATTGTTTAAGCAATTTGTTAGTCAATATCGACCAAAGTTGAATATTGATCACGTGGCCACGGGTGAGCATTGGTTTGGTTCGCAAGCTTTGGAATTAGGGCTGGTGGATGAGATTTCGACCGGTGATGATATTTTGTTAGAAGCAATGAAAGATAAATCTGTGATTGGCATCGCTTACAAAGTGAAAAAACCGTTATTGCAGAAACTCGGACGTCAAGTAGAAGAAAGCGCCGATGCGTTGATTCAACGTTATATGCACAAAAATACACAGGATTTTATGCGTTAA
- the asnS gene encoding asparagine--tRNA ligase: MSKVASVVDVLQGNVAIGETVTVRGWVRTRRDSKAGLSFLAVYDGSCFDPIQAIVNNDIENYESEILRLTTGCSVIVTGQVVESPAEGQAVELQAQNVEVTGFVEDPDTYPMAAKRHSIEYLREVAHLRPRTNIIGAVARVRHCLAQAIHRFFHEQGFYWVATPLITASDTEGAGEMFRVSTLDLENLPRDEKGKVDFSQDFFGKESFLTVSGQLNGETYACALSKIYTFGPTFRAENSNTTRHLAEFWMIEPEVAFATLADNAKLAEDMLKYVFRAVLNERRDDLKFFEKHVDKDVITRLENFINADFAQIDYTDAIEVLLKSGKKFEFPVSWGIDLSSEHERYLAEEYFKSPVVVKNYPKDIKAFYMRLNDDGKTVAAMDVLAPGIGEIIGGSQREERLEVLDKRMEEMGLNPEDYWWYRDLRKYGTVPHSGFGLGFERLIVYVTGVQNIRDVIPFPRAPRNANF, encoded by the coding sequence ATGTCTAAAGTTGCATCCGTTGTCGATGTGTTACAAGGAAACGTGGCGATTGGCGAAACCGTCACGGTGCGTGGTTGGGTGCGCACTCGTCGCGATTCTAAAGCCGGTTTATCCTTCTTAGCCGTGTATGACGGTTCATGTTTTGATCCGATTCAAGCGATCGTCAACAATGATATTGAAAATTACGAAAGTGAAATTTTACGCCTAACTACGGGCTGTTCCGTAATTGTTACCGGTCAAGTCGTCGAATCGCCGGCTGAAGGTCAAGCGGTCGAATTGCAAGCACAAAACGTCGAAGTAACAGGATTTGTTGAAGATCCCGACACTTACCCAATGGCAGCGAAGCGTCATTCTATCGAATATTTACGCGAAGTAGCTCATTTACGCCCACGCACCAATATCATCGGTGCCGTTGCCCGCGTCCGCCATTGTTTGGCGCAAGCGATTCATCGTTTCTTCCACGAACAAGGTTTTTATTGGGTGGCAACGCCACTCATCACCGCATCGGATACGGAAGGCGCCGGTGAAATGTTTCGGGTTTCAACCTTAGATTTAGAAAACTTGCCTCGCGACGAAAAAGGCAAAGTGGATTTCAGTCAAGATTTTTTTGGCAAAGAATCTTTCTTAACGGTTTCAGGGCAATTAAACGGCGAAACTTACGCTTGCGCCTTAAGCAAAATTTATACGTTTGGCCCGACTTTCCGTGCCGAAAACTCCAACACCACACGCCACTTGGCGGAATTCTGGATGATTGAGCCGGAAGTAGCTTTCGCAACACTCGCCGATAACGCCAAACTGGCCGAGGATATGTTGAAATACGTATTCCGCGCGGTTCTTAATGAACGCCGAGACGATTTAAAATTCTTTGAAAAACACGTCGATAAAGATGTGATTACACGTTTGGAAAACTTTATTAATGCCGATTTTGCTCAAATTGATTACACCGATGCGATCGAGGTATTATTAAAATCCGGTAAAAAATTCGAATTCCCGGTTTCTTGGGGCATTGATCTTTCTTCCGAACACGAACGCTACTTGGCGGAAGAATACTTCAAATCGCCAGTAGTGGTAAAAAACTATCCGAAAGACATTAAAGCGTTCTATATGCGTTTAAATGACGACGGCAAAACTGTGGCCGCAATGGACGTTTTAGCGCCGGGTATCGGCGAAATTATCGGCGGTTCGCAACGTGAAGAACGTTTAGAAGTCCTTGATAAACGTATGGAAGAAATGGGATTAAACCCGGAAGATTACTGGTGGTATCGTGATCTGCGCAAATACGGCACCGTGCCACATTCCGGTTTCGGTCTTGGTTTTGAACGTTTAATCGTTTATGTAACCGGCGTGCAAAATATTCGCGACGTTATCCCGTTCCCACGCGCACCGAGAAACGCGAATTTTTAA
- the can gene encoding carbonate dehydratase has product MNKIEQLFANNLSWAQRMKEENSTYFKELADHQTPHYLWIGCSDSRVPAEKLTNLEPGELFVHRNVANQVIHTDLNCLSVVQYAVDVLNIEHIIICGHTNCGGIKAAMADQDLGLINNWLLHIRDIWFKHGHLLGKLSPEKRADMLTKINVAEQVYNLGRSSIVKSAWERGQKLSLHGWVYDVNDGFLVDQGVMATSRESLEISYRNAIARLLTLEEEDILKKAHNVE; this is encoded by the coding sequence ATGAACAAAATCGAGCAACTTTTCGCCAACAATTTAAGCTGGGCGCAACGCATGAAAGAGGAAAATTCCACCTATTTCAAAGAACTTGCCGATCACCAAACACCGCATTATCTCTGGATCGGTTGTTCCGATAGCCGAGTGCCGGCGGAAAAACTCACTAATCTCGAACCGGGCGAGCTTTTTGTTCATCGCAATGTGGCAAACCAAGTCATTCACACGGATCTCAATTGTCTTTCCGTGGTGCAATATGCGGTAGATGTGCTGAATATCGAGCATATTATCATTTGCGGACATACGAATTGCGGCGGTATTAAAGCGGCGATGGCGGATCAAGATCTCGGTTTAATTAACAACTGGCTGTTGCATATTCGCGATATTTGGTTCAAACACGGGCATTTGCTCGGCAAACTGTCGCCGGAAAAACGTGCGGATATGTTGACCAAAATTAACGTAGCAGAACAAGTTTATAATCTCGGTCGCTCGTCCATCGTAAAAAGCGCATGGGAGCGTGGCCAAAAATTATCGTTGCACGGTTGGGTTTATGATGTGAATGACGGATTTTTGGTCGATCAAGGCGTAATGGCGACCAGTCGTGAATCCCTGGAGATTTCTTATCGCAATGCTATTGCGCGTTTATTAACGCTGGAAGAAGAGGATATTTTGAAAAAAGCACATAATGTTGAATAA
- the bioD gene encoding dethiobiotin synthase gives MSSFFITGIDTNVGKTTACRAIIQALQNKGVNIVGFKPIACSSEESVYPVEQTFTSDYDNKENYDVLTLMDSTKQAVSYEEINAYTFDHTLPMLVEAKERIKLAKINQMLDELTQKYQSVAVEGSFGLLTPMAEGKTFADWVKSRKMPVVLVVGIKDGCINHALLTVQAIQNLGVPLLGWVANRINPLLSHYAEIVEFLENHIDVPLLGKIPYVHRPETQELGHYLTNIERLLYVQTEQVK, from the coding sequence ATGAGCAGCTTTTTTATTACCGGGATTGATACCAATGTCGGTAAAACGACGGCTTGTCGTGCGATTATTCAAGCTTTGCAAAATAAAGGCGTGAATATTGTCGGTTTTAAACCGATTGCTTGTAGTTCGGAAGAGAGCGTTTATCCTGTCGAGCAAACTTTCACGTCGGATTATGATAATAAAGAAAATTACGATGTACTGACCTTGATGGATTCAACCAAACAGGCGGTAAGTTACGAAGAAATTAACGCTTATACTTTTGATCACACTTTGCCAATGTTGGTTGAAGCCAAAGAACGTATAAAGTTGGCTAAAATCAATCAAATGCTTGATGAATTAACTCAAAAATATCAATCAGTTGCGGTGGAAGGGTCGTTTGGTTTGTTGACGCCGATGGCTGAAGGTAAAACTTTTGCCGATTGGGTGAAATCCCGCAAAATGCCCGTGGTGCTTGTAGTTGGCATTAAAGATGGTTGTATTAATCACGCATTATTAACGGTGCAAGCCATTCAGAATCTAGGCGTACCATTATTAGGCTGGGTGGCAAATCGTATTAATCCGTTATTAAGTCATTATGCGGAAATCGTAGAATTTCTTGAAAATCATATTGATGTACCGCTATTAGGTAAAATTCCTTACGTTCATCGCCCAGAAACCCAAGAACTCGGACATTATTTAACCAATATTGAGCGTTTACTGTACGTGCAAACGGAACAGGTCAAGTAG
- a CDS encoding YcgL domain-containing protein, whose translation MLCSIYKSPKKPGSYLYVPIRDDFSAVPDALLSHFGKPELLMMFNLAGNKPLHNADKAEVCKKLEAQGFYLQVPKQDDGLFNSLSEIK comes from the coding sequence ATGTTGTGTAGTATTTATAAAAGTCCCAAAAAACCGGGAAGTTATCTTTATGTGCCGATACGTGATGATTTTTCCGCCGTGCCGGATGCATTACTAAGCCATTTCGGTAAACCCGAATTGCTCATGATGTTTAATCTTGCCGGCAATAAACCGCTTCACAATGCCGATAAAGCAGAAGTTTGTAAGAAACTTGAGGCACAAGGGTTTTATTTACAAGTGCCTAAGCAAGACGACGGATTATTTAATAGTTTGAGTGAGATCAAATAA
- the sixA gene encoding phosphohistidine phosphatase SixA produces MKIFIMRHGEAEVMAKTDKARRLTEYGKKQAFAQGLWLAKQLNATALERVLVSPYQRAQETFEQVNRAFAGELSSLQEIWEGITPYGNAESVADYLSVLENEGMKNILLISHLPLVGEIVAELYGKRNPISFYPATLAQINYKDGKGEILNYHYPTEIL; encoded by the coding sequence GTGAAAATTTTTATTATGCGTCACGGTGAAGCCGAAGTAATGGCGAAAACGGACAAAGCGCGTCGTTTAACGGAATACGGTAAAAAACAAGCCTTTGCGCAAGGGCTTTGGCTTGCGAAGCAGTTAAATGCGACCGCATTGGAACGCGTGTTGGTCAGCCCTTATCAACGGGCGCAGGAAACCTTCGAGCAAGTTAATCGCGCTTTTGCCGGCGAACTCTCGTCGCTACAAGAAATTTGGGAAGGTATTACGCCTTACGGCAACGCAGAATCGGTGGCGGATTATCTTTCCGTATTGGAAAACGAGGGAATGAAAAATATTTTGCTCATTTCTCATTTGCCTTTAGTCGGCGAGATCGTCGCCGAGCTTTACGGCAAGCGTAATCCAATTAGTTTTTATCCGGCGACGCTCGCGCAAATCAATTATAAAGACGGAAAGGGTGAAATTTTGAATTATCACTACCCGACGGAGATATTGTAA
- the glmM gene encoding phosphoglucosamine mutase, whose amino-acid sequence MANRKYFGTDGVRGKVGSYPITPDFALKLGWAAGKVLASQGSKTVLIGKDTRISGYMLESALEAGLAAAGLSAAFTGPMPTPAIAYLTRTFRAEAGIVISASHNPYYDNGIKFFSAQGTKLPDEIEEAIESMLEQPMDCVESAELGKASRINDAAGRYIEFCKSTFPAHLGLEGYKIVVDCANGATYHIAPNVLRELGADVIEIGCEPNGVNINERCGATDVRALQEKVLETKADLGLAYDGDGDRIMMVDHLGNKVDGDQILFIIAREALRSGQLKGGVVGTLMSNMSLEIALKMLGVPFLRANVGDRYVLEKMQENDWTLGGENSGHIIISDKNTTGDGIVASLAVLAAMAKHKLSLNELAGAVKLFPQVLINVRFAGGANPLDSNAVKVAAADAEKRLAGKGRILLRKSGTEPLIRVMVECQDGELAQQCAEQIAEAVKAN is encoded by the coding sequence ATGGCAAATCGCAAATATTTCGGTACTGACGGCGTACGCGGTAAAGTCGGCAGTTATCCCATCACACCTGATTTCGCGCTTAAACTCGGCTGGGCAGCAGGCAAAGTGTTAGCTTCGCAAGGATCAAAAACCGTGTTAATCGGAAAAGATACGCGTATTTCCGGTTATATGTTGGAATCCGCATTGGAAGCGGGGTTAGCTGCGGCAGGGTTATCCGCGGCATTCACTGGCCCGATGCCGACGCCGGCCATTGCTTATTTAACCCGTACTTTTCGAGCTGAGGCGGGCATTGTGATTTCTGCTTCGCATAATCCTTATTACGACAACGGAATTAAGTTCTTTTCTGCACAAGGCACAAAATTGCCGGATGAAATCGAAGAAGCAATTGAAAGCATGCTTGAACAACCGATGGATTGCGTTGAGTCGGCAGAGCTGGGGAAAGCCAGCCGTATTAATGACGCGGCAGGACGTTACATCGAATTTTGTAAAAGCACTTTTCCGGCACATTTAGGCTTGGAAGGTTATAAAATCGTGGTAGATTGCGCAAATGGTGCTACTTATCATATAGCACCGAATGTATTGCGCGAATTAGGCGCGGATGTTATCGAAATTGGCTGCGAACCGAACGGTGTGAATATCAATGAACGATGCGGTGCGACCGATGTACGTGCATTGCAAGAAAAAGTATTGGAAACCAAAGCGGATCTCGGCTTGGCCTACGATGGCGACGGCGACCGCATTATGATGGTGGATCACCTCGGCAACAAAGTAGATGGTGACCAAATTCTCTTCATCATTGCCCGTGAAGCTTTGCGATCCGGTCAATTAAAAGGTGGTGTAGTTGGCACCTTAATGAGCAATATGAGCCTTGAAATCGCGCTCAAAATGCTTGGTGTACCTTTTCTCCGCGCGAATGTAGGCGATCGTTATGTGCTTGAAAAAATGCAGGAAAACGATTGGACCTTGGGAGGAGAAAATTCCGGCCATATCATTATTTCCGATAAAAATACCACCGGCGATGGTATTGTCGCCTCCCTAGCCGTGTTAGCGGCGATGGCAAAACATAAACTTTCGTTAAACGAATTGGCCGGCGCAGTGAAATTATTCCCACAAGTGTTAATTAACGTGCGTTTTGCCGGCGGTGCGAATCCACTTGACAGCAATGCGGTGAAAGTGGCGGCGGCCGATGCGGAAAAACGTTTGGCCGGTAAAGGCCGAATCTTGTTGCGCAAATCCGGTACTGAACCGTTGATTCGCGTAATGGTGGAATGCCAAGACGGCGAATTAGCGCAACAATGCGCGGAACAAATCGCCGAAGCCGTAAAAGCAAATTAA
- the folP gene encoding dihydropteroate synthase, translated as MKIYANGKCLDLSAPQIMGILNFTPDSFSDSGRFFRLDKALFQAEKMLNEGAAIIDIGGESTRPMAEEVSEQEELQRVVPLVEAVRERFDCWISVDSSKALVMREAAKVGMDLINDIRALQQPNALQAAAELGLPVCIMHMQGQPRTMQANPKYTDVVQDVLAFLRNRSAECIAAGVRKENLIWDVGFGFGKTVQHNYQLLQRLTTFCEDGYPLLVGLSRKSMIGAVLDKPVEERLIGSAVGALIAAQNGARILRVHDVAATADALKVWQATINA; from the coding sequence ATGAAAATTTATGCCAATGGCAAATGTCTGGACTTATCCGCACCTCAAATTATGGGAATTTTAAATTTTACCCCTGATTCATTTTCGGACAGTGGGCGATTTTTTCGTCTCGACAAAGCGCTTTTCCAAGCGGAGAAAATGCTTAATGAGGGTGCCGCAATTATCGATATTGGCGGTGAATCCACTCGTCCTATGGCGGAAGAGGTCTCCGAGCAAGAAGAATTGCAGCGTGTCGTGCCTTTAGTGGAAGCGGTGCGCGAGCGTTTTGATTGTTGGATTTCGGTAGATTCTTCCAAAGCGCTTGTGATGCGCGAAGCGGCAAAAGTCGGTATGGATTTAATTAATGATATTCGTGCATTGCAACAACCGAATGCCTTGCAAGCCGCCGCAGAGCTTGGCTTGCCTGTTTGCATTATGCATATGCAAGGCCAACCGCGTACCATGCAAGCAAATCCAAAATATACGGATGTCGTGCAAGATGTGTTGGCATTTTTGCGGAACCGTTCAGCAGAATGCATTGCGGCAGGCGTACGTAAAGAAAATTTAATTTGGGACGTGGGCTTCGGATTTGGTAAAACCGTGCAACACAATTATCAATTATTGCAGCGATTAACTACCTTTTGTGAAGACGGTTATCCACTATTGGTAGGATTATCGCGTAAATCAATGATTGGTGCGGTGCTGGATAAACCGGTTGAAGAGCGTCTTATCGGTAGTGCGGTTGGCGCCTTAATTGCGGCACAAAACGGTGCGAGAATTTTGCGCGTGCATGATGTGGCAGCTACTGCTGACGCGCTTAAAGTTTGGCAAGCAACAATAAATGCTTAA
- the ftsH gene encoding ATP-dependent zinc metalloprotease FtsH — protein MVKNLVLWIVVAVVMMTAYQSFNGSSAESSTDYTTFVYDVSNGQVREARFDTNEITVTKNDGSKYMTVMPPLEDKKLLDDLLSKKVKVEGTPFEKRSFLSQILISWFPMLFLVGVWIFFMRQMQGGGGKAMSFGKSRAKMLNQDQIKVTFADVAGCDEAKEEVGEVVDFLRDPNKFQNLGGKIPKGILMVGPPGTGKTLLAKAIAGEAKVPFFTISGSDFVEMFVGVGASRVRDMFEQAKKNAPCLIFIDEIDAVGRQRGAGLGGGHDEREQTLNQMLVEMDGFGGNDGVIVIAATNRPDVLDPALTRPGRFDRQVVVGLPDVRGREQILKVHMRKVPVADDVDAMTLARGTPGYSGADLANLVNEAALFAARMNKRTVGMLEFEKAKDKINMGPERRTMIMTDKQKESTAYHEAGHAIVGYLVPEHDPVHKVTIIPRGRALGVTFFLPEGDQISISQKQLESKLSTLYAGRLAEELIYGEENISTGASNDIKVATNIARNMVTQWGFSDKLGPILYSEDEGEVFLGRSMAKAKHMSDETAHVIDEEVRAIVNRNYQRAKQLLIDNMDILHAMKDALVKYETIEEAQIKQLMKREPVTPPSGWEEPKTSQAAYASTTTEIKSEETPLENSKDSE, from the coding sequence ATGGTCAAAAATTTAGTCCTTTGGATTGTGGTTGCGGTCGTCATGATGACAGCATACCAAAGCTTCAACGGCTCTTCGGCAGAGAGTTCTACCGATTATACGACTTTTGTTTATGACGTAAGCAATGGTCAGGTAAGAGAAGCGCGTTTTGATACGAACGAAATTACGGTAACCAAAAATGACGGTTCTAAATATATGACCGTTATGCCACCGTTGGAAGATAAGAAATTATTAGATGACTTACTTAGCAAGAAAGTTAAAGTGGAAGGCACACCTTTTGAGAAACGCAGTTTCCTTTCACAAATCTTAATTTCTTGGTTCCCGATGCTATTCCTTGTAGGCGTTTGGATTTTCTTTATGCGCCAAATGCAAGGCGGTGGCGGGAAAGCCATGAGCTTTGGTAAAAGCCGTGCGAAAATGCTTAATCAAGATCAGATTAAAGTGACTTTTGCCGATGTGGCGGGTTGTGACGAAGCGAAAGAAGAAGTGGGCGAAGTAGTTGATTTCTTACGTGATCCGAATAAATTTCAAAATTTAGGCGGCAAAATTCCAAAAGGAATTTTAATGGTAGGACCTCCGGGGACCGGTAAAACCTTGCTTGCCAAAGCCATTGCCGGCGAAGCGAAAGTACCGTTCTTTACCATTTCCGGTTCCGATTTCGTTGAAATGTTCGTTGGTGTCGGAGCCTCCCGCGTGCGTGATATGTTCGAGCAGGCGAAGAAAAACGCGCCTTGCTTGATTTTTATTGATGAAATCGATGCGGTGGGACGTCAACGCGGTGCCGGTTTAGGCGGTGGTCATGATGAACGCGAACAAACCCTAAATCAAATGTTGGTGGAAATGGACGGGTTCGGTGGCAATGATGGTGTCATCGTTATTGCGGCGACCAACCGTCCGGATGTGCTTGATCCGGCATTGACCCGACCGGGACGTTTTGACCGCCAAGTGGTTGTAGGCTTGCCGGATGTACGAGGACGCGAGCAAATTTTAAAAGTTCATATGCGTAAAGTACCGGTAGCCGATGATGTTGATGCGATGACATTGGCGCGTGGTACGCCGGGCTATTCCGGTGCAGATTTGGCAAACTTGGTGAACGAAGCGGCGTTGTTTGCTGCACGTATGAACAAACGTACTGTCGGGATGCTTGAGTTTGAAAAAGCGAAAGACAAAATCAATATGGGGCCGGAACGCCGCACCATGATCATGACCGACAAGCAAAAAGAATCCACAGCTTATCACGAGGCCGGTCATGCGATCGTCGGTTATTTGGTGCCGGAACATGATCCGGTGCATAAAGTAACGATCATTCCACGCGGTCGTGCTTTAGGTGTTACTTTTTTCTTGCCGGAAGGCGATCAAATCAGCATTAGCCAAAAACAATTGGAAAGCAAACTTTCTACGCTATATGCGGGGCGTTTGGCGGAGGAGTTGATTTATGGTGAAGAAAATATTTCCACCGGTGCGTCTAACGATATTAAAGTGGCGACTAATATTGCCCGTAATATGGTGACGCAATGGGGCTTTTCCGACAAACTCGGGCCGATTCTTTATTCTGAAGATGAAGGCGAAGTGTTTTTAGGGCGTTCCATGGCGAAAGCCAAACATATGTCTGATGAAACCGCTCATGTGATTGACGAAGAAGTTCGTGCGATTGTGAATCGCAATTATCAACGTGCGAAACAGCTGCTTATCGACAATATGGATATCTTACACGCGATGAAAGATGCGTTGGTAAAATATGAAACTATTGAAGAAGCGCAAATCAAGCAATTGATGAAGCGCGAGCCGGTTACTCCACCGTCAGGTTGGGAAGAACCGAAAACGTCGCAAGCGGCTTATGCAAGCACAACGACTGAAATAAAATCAGAAGAAACGCCGCTTGAAAATTCAAAAGATTCCGAATAA